A single genomic interval of Helianthus annuus cultivar XRQ/B chromosome 6, HanXRQr2.0-SUNRISE, whole genome shotgun sequence harbors:
- the LOC110863704 gene encoding salt stress-induced hydrophobic peptide ESI3: MGAETFVEIILAILLPPVGVFLRYGCGVEFWICLLLTILGYLPGIIYALYVLVV; encoded by the exons ATGGGTGCTGAAACATTTGTGGAGATTATACTTGCAATCCTTTTGCCTCCTGTTGGCGTTTTTCTTCGATACGGTTGTGGC GTGGAATTCTGGATTTGCTTATTGCTGACGATACTGGGGTATCTTCCGGGAATCATATACGCACTTTATGTTTTGGTTGTCTag
- the LOC110944321 gene encoding uncharacterized protein LOC110944321 produces the protein MPSNSWWSSSSDEEDEMFFANVVLRAGQILIEEEEEEEDVSSESVITRRIRINRDREGAHEKLVNDYFSDEPLYNDEIFRHSFRMSRRLFTRIANDLAGLDPFFTQRPDARNYEGFTTLQKCTAAIRQLAYGTVADALDEYLQMSARTTREFVQAHEARHEFPGMLGSIDCMHWAWHNCPTAWRGQYTRGDHSHPTLILEAVASQDLWIWHSFFGLPGSLNDLNVLYQSAIFTDFVNGTGPDTRFTVSGVEYRRGYYLADGIYPSWSTIVKTIPYPEEEKRKKFAKRQEAARKDIERAFGVLQKKWAVLEQPARAFTPKRLRLCMYACILLHNMIIEDEGRAICEYDENASYGNTVPVDPPQQDLNSFSLTNDFTHANLQQDLVEHVWNNVNVADGGGDGDEDE, from the exons ATGCCATCTAATTCTTGGTGGTCCTCGTCTTCGGATGAGGAAGATGAGATGTTTTTCGCAAACGTTGTGCTACGGGCGGGGCAGATTCTTAttgaagaggaagaggaagaggaagacgtCTCGTCTGAAAGCGTTATTACCAGACGAATACGGATTAACAGAGACCGCGAAG GAGCGCACGAGAAATTGGTGAACGATTATTTTTCGGATGAACCACTTTACAATGACGAGATTTTCAGACACAGTTTCCGAATGAGTCGCCGGTTATTCACACGGATTGCTAATGATTTAGCGGGGCTAGACCCGTTTTTCACGCAACGACCTGATGCTCGAAATTATGAAGGGTTCACCACGTTACAAAAGTGTACTGCGGCCATTCGACAACTGGCGTACGGGACAGTGGCTGACGCTTTGGACGAGTACTTACAAATGTCGGCAAGAACTACGCGGGAAT TTGTACAAGCTCATGAAGCACGGCACGAGTTTCCGGGAATGCTTGGTAGTATTGATTGTATGCATTGGGCGTGGCATAACTGCCCGACTGCGTGGCGCGGCCAATATACGCGAGGTGATCACAGCCATCCAACTTTGATACTTGAAGCCGTGGCATCACAAGATTTGTGGATATGGCATTCTTTCTTTGGTCTCCCTGGTTCACTCAACGACCTCAACGTGTTATACCAATCGGCGATCTTTACCGATTTCGTTAATGGAACCGGTCCGGACACCCGTTTTACAGTTTCTGGGGTTGAGTATAGACGTGGGTATTATCTTGCTGACGGGATATATCCGTCTTGGTCTACAATTGTAAAGACTATTCCATATCCCGAGgaagaaaaaaggaaaaaattcgCCAAGCGTCAAGAAGCTGCAAGAAAAGACATCGAACGTGCTTTTGGTGTCTTACAAAAAAAATGGGCCGTCCTTGAACAACCGGCACGTGCGTTCACACCGAAGAGGTTGCGCCTTTGTATGTACGCTTGCATTTTGCTCCATAACATGATTATTGAAGACGAAGGTCGGGCGATTTGTGAGTATGATGAGAATGCATCTTACGGGAATACTGTCCCGGTTGATCCGCCACaacaggatttaaactcgttcTCGCTAACCAACGACTTCACGCATGCAAACCTTCAACAAGATTTGGTAGAACATGTTTGGAACAACGTTAACGTCGCGGACGGTGGCGGTGACGGTGACGAAGACGAGTAg